Proteins found in one Thalassomonas actiniarum genomic segment:
- a CDS encoding MlaC/ttg2D family ABC transporter substrate-binding protein, with product MKKFFALLPMLAVAVGLSVGAHANSGQVDKKDPYKMIQQVAEITFKRFADEQTQIRKDPNLLKSIVREELMPYINYKYAAGKVIGKHFAKTSKKDRAEFVPAFKEYLVTSYAQVFTLYNKQKVEFEPGRPLGKKKIVAVNTQVIEPGRDPIDISFKVRKSRKTNEWKAFDMVAEGVSLLDSKQAELSSLIRQKGLPYVTQMLKEKSQRNIVFKSEQG from the coding sequence ATGAAAAAATTTTTCGCGTTACTTCCCATGTTAGCCGTGGCTGTCGGGCTTAGTGTCGGTGCCCATGCAAACAGCGGCCAGGTGGATAAAAAAGATCCCTATAAAATGATCCAGCAAGTGGCTGAGATCACTTTTAAGCGTTTTGCCGATGAGCAGACGCAAATCAGGAAAGATCCGAACCTGCTGAAATCTATCGTACGTGAAGAATTGATGCCTTATATCAATTATAAATATGCTGCCGGTAAAGTCATCGGCAAGCATTTCGCTAAAACCAGCAAAAAAGACCGGGCGGAATTTGTACCGGCTTTTAAAGAATACCTGGTCACTTCCTATGCCCAGGTTTTTACCTTGTATAACAAGCAAAAGGTGGAGTTTGAGCCGGGCAGGCCTTTGGGGAAAAAGAAGATCGTTGCCGTGAATACCCAGGTTATCGAACCGGGGCGCGATCCGATAGATATCTCCTTTAAGGTGCGTAAAAGCCGCAAAACCAACGAGTGGAAAGCCTTTGATATGGTGGCGGAAGGGGTGAGCCTGCTGGACAGCAAACAGGCGGAGCTGAGCAGTCTGATCCGCCAGAAGGGCTTACCTTATGTCACGCAGATGCTGAAAGAAAAAAGTCAGCGTAATATTGTCTTTAAATCAGAGCAAGGTTAA
- the mlaD gene encoding outer membrane lipid asymmetry maintenance protein MlaD has translation MVSKKIELMVGFFVALGIAAILMLSLKVADSGISGNGETYDLYAKFDNIGGLKVRSPIKVGGVVVGRVSNIVLDEEDYTPVVTLNIYAQYKNFSEATSVSILTAGLLGEQFIGLHPGFMDESVETLLPGDFIEDTKPALVLEELIGQFLFSQGSDD, from the coding sequence ATGGTGTCAAAGAAAATAGAGTTAATGGTGGGTTTTTTTGTAGCCCTGGGCATAGCGGCGATCTTGATGTTGTCGTTAAAAGTGGCGGACAGCGGTATTTCCGGCAATGGCGAAACATATGATCTATACGCTAAATTTGATAATATCGGGGGCTTAAAAGTTCGCTCTCCGATCAAAGTCGGTGGTGTAGTGGTTGGCCGGGTCAGTAATATTGTGTTGGACGAAGAAGATTATACGCCTGTGGTAACACTTAATATTTATGCCCAGTATAAGAATTTCTCCGAAGCAACCTCGGTCTCCATTCTTACCGCGGGTCTTTTGGGGGAGCAATTTATCGGTTTACATCCGGGTTTTATGGATGAGTCGGTAGAGACCTTGTTACCCGGCGATTTTATTGAAGATACTAAACCGGCCCTGGTACTTGAAGAGCTGATTGGTCAGTTCTTATTTAGTCAGGGCAGTGATGACTAG
- the mlaE gene encoding lipid asymmetry maintenance ABC transporter permease subunit MlaE, with protein sequence MKQIHFLGQQTVDLISGLGRAVIMLTSALMHWPNVRKGLPLLLTQLYAVGVQSLIIILVSGTFIGMVLALQGYTILVGYGAEASLGPMVALSLLRELGPVVAALLFAGRAGSALTAEIGLMKATEQLSSLEMMAVDPLRRVIAPRFWAGFISLPLLAAIFSMVGILGAHLVGVDWLGVDGGTFWSVMQAQVDFQGDILNGVIKSLFFAFVVTWIAVYKGYSCDPTSEGISRATTATVVQSSLVVLGLDFILTALMFAG encoded by the coding sequence ATGAAACAGATACATTTTTTAGGACAACAAACCGTCGACCTTATCAGTGGCTTAGGCCGGGCAGTGATCATGCTTACCTCGGCCTTGATGCACTGGCCAAATGTCAGAAAAGGTTTGCCTTTACTGTTGACCCAGTTGTATGCCGTCGGGGTACAGTCGCTGATTATTATCCTGGTCTCCGGGACTTTTATCGGTATGGTGTTGGCGTTGCAGGGCTACACCATACTGGTGGGTTACGGCGCCGAAGCCAGCTTGGGGCCTATGGTAGCCCTGTCTTTGCTGCGGGAACTTGGACCTGTAGTGGCAGCCCTGCTGTTTGCCGGCCGGGCAGGCTCGGCGCTGACCGCGGAAATCGGTTTGATGAAAGCCACCGAACAGTTATCCAGCCTGGAAATGATGGCGGTTGATCCGCTGCGTAGGGTGATCGCGCCGCGCTTTTGGGCGGGCTTTATCAGTCTGCCGTTATTGGCGGCAATCTTCTCTATGGTGGGGATTTTAGGCGCCCATTTAGTCGGTGTTGACTGGCTCGGCGTTGATGGCGGTACTTTCTGGTCTGTGATGCAGGCGCAGGTGGATTTTCAGGGAGATATATTAAACGGGGTGATTAAAAGCCTGTTTTTTGCTTTTGTCGTGACCTGGATCGCGGTTTACAAAGGTTATAGCTGTGACCCTACTTCTGAAGGGATCAGCCGGGCGACAACCGCAACCGTAGTGCAGTCTTCTTTAGTAGTGCTGGGATTAGATTTTATCCTGACGGCGCTGATGTTTGCAGGATAA
- the mlaF gene encoding phospholipid ABC transporter ATP-binding protein MlaF encodes MPKTLVDIQNITFKRDERVIYDDISLSIPKGKVTAIMGPSGIGKTTLLRLIGGQLKPQSGKILFDGQNIPALSRNALYETRKRMSMLFQSGALFSDMSVYDNIAFPMREHSQLSEALIEKMVLMKLEAVGLRGARHLKPSELSGGMARRAALARAIALDPELILYDEPFAGQDPISMGVIVRLIRSLADALGLTSVVVSHDVPEVMSIADYIYIIAEKKIIGHGTPEQINRQTSPLVRQFINGDSDGPVPFHFNAAPYREELIGTGAGK; translated from the coding sequence ATGCCAAAAACTTTAGTTGATATTCAAAATATCACGTTTAAACGGGATGAACGTGTCATTTATGATGATATCAGTTTGTCGATCCCAAAAGGAAAAGTCACGGCGATAATGGGGCCCAGCGGGATAGGGAAAACCACGCTGCTGCGTCTGATCGGCGGCCAGTTGAAACCGCAAAGTGGTAAGATTCTATTTGACGGCCAGAACATTCCGGCGTTATCGCGCAATGCCTTGTATGAAACCCGCAAACGCATGAGCATGTTGTTTCAAAGCGGCGCCTTATTCAGCGATATGTCGGTTTATGACAATATCGCCTTTCCGATGCGTGAGCACAGCCAGTTATCCGAGGCCCTGATTGAAAAAATGGTGCTGATGAAGCTTGAAGCGGTTGGCCTGCGCGGTGCCCGGCACCTTAAACCCAGTGAATTATCCGGCGGTATGGCGCGCCGTGCCGCCCTGGCCCGGGCCATTGCCTTAGATCCCGAGCTTATCCTTTATGATGAGCCGTTTGCCGGGCAAGATCCTATTTCCATGGGAGTTATCGTACGGTTGATCCGTTCCCTGGCGGATGCCCTGGGTTTAACCTCTGTGGTGGTCTCCCATGATGTGCCTGAGGTGATGAGTATCGCCGATTATATCTATATTATCGCCGAGAAAAAAATTATCGGTCACGGTACGCCGGAGCAAATTAACCGGCAGACATCGCCGCTGGTGCGCCAGTTTATTAACGGCGACTCTGATGGCCCGGTGCCGTTTCACTTCAACGCCGCCCCTTACCGGGAAGAGCTTATCGGCACAGGGGCGGGTAAATAA
- a CDS encoding calcium/sodium antiporter codes for MLVQIIILLGSLVALVWSADKFVFGASSLARNLGVTPMVIGLTIVAMGSSAPEMMVAGTASFQGNPDTAVGNAIGSNITNIALVLGITALFQPLIVSSKTIKREIPLVLAITALAYAMLFDHELSFIEGLILMIGFATYIITLLLITLKRRKEHPIDDPMILEAEQEVPEGVSLGSSILWLVVGIIVLPLSANFLVDSSVFIAKAFGISDLVIGLTIIAIGTSLPELAASIMSLIKKEDDLALGNIIGSNIFNILAVLSLPGLIAPGAIDAHAATRDAPYMLGVTLLLILLCFSRQRGAFRVGRTKGGILLGCFIAYQYILFSQLSH; via the coding sequence ATGTTAGTTCAAATAATTATCTTACTGGGGTCATTGGTGGCCCTGGTATGGAGCGCAGACAAATTTGTTTTTGGCGCTTCTTCATTAGCAAGGAATCTTGGGGTTACCCCTATGGTGATCGGCCTGACCATAGTGGCCATGGGCTCTTCTGCACCGGAAATGATGGTGGCAGGCACAGCATCCTTTCAAGGAAATCCGGATACCGCCGTAGGTAACGCCATAGGCTCCAATATCACCAATATTGCCCTGGTACTGGGGATCACCGCTTTATTCCAGCCCCTGATAGTGTCTTCAAAAACCATTAAACGCGAAATCCCGCTGGTATTGGCCATTACCGCCCTGGCTTACGCCATGTTATTCGACCATGAGCTTAGTTTTATTGAAGGCCTGATTTTAATGATAGGTTTTGCCACCTATATCATTACCTTGCTGCTGATCACCTTAAAAAGAAGAAAAGAGCACCCGATAGACGATCCCATGATCCTGGAAGCGGAGCAGGAAGTGCCTGAGGGAGTCAGCCTGGGCAGTTCCATTTTGTGGCTGGTGGTCGGCATAATCGTACTGCCGTTAAGCGCCAACTTCCTGGTGGACTCTTCGGTATTTATCGCCAAAGCATTCGGTATCAGCGATCTGGTCATAGGGTTAACCATTATTGCCATCGGCACCAGTTTACCTGAACTTGCCGCCAGCATCATGAGCCTGATCAAAAAAGAAGACGACCTGGCACTGGGTAATATTATCGGTTCGAATATTTTTAATATTTTGGCGGTATTGTCCCTGCCGGGACTCATTGCCCCCGGCGCCATAGATGCCCACGCCGCCACCCGGGACGCACCTTATATGTTAGGCGTCACCCTGCTGCTGATCCTGTTATGTTTCAGCCGCCAGCGCGGTGCATTCAGGGTAGGCCGGACGAAAGGCGGCATACTGCTGGGCTGTTTTATTGCCTACCAGTACATTCTTTTTAGCCAGTTAAGTCATTGA